A window of Peptococcus niger genomic DNA:
TATCGGCCATCCACTGGAGCCCATTGACCACAGCGCTGCGCGCCCAAACCAAGGGCCCGTTAAAGGCCCCTGAAAAAATCAGTGCGATGACAAGAAGAAACCCGTAACGCGACAGCTCCATAAACTTCATATAGGTCCGGTTTGGCAAAAGCGCCCCAACAATCTTTGAACCGTCCAGTGGCGGTACAGGAATCAAATTAAAAATCCCCAGCCCCACATTGATGAACAAAAGCATCAAAAAGAACCGCACCACTGCCGCCGTCACCGGCGATTCACTGATGCCCAGCTTTTGTAAAACGGTCAACACCAGCATACTGATAAAGGCCAAAATAAAATTGGCCACCGGACCGGCCGCCGCCACCAAGGCCATTCCCTGCTTGGGATTTTTATAATAGCCCGGATTGACAATGACGGGTTTGGCCCAGCCAAAGCGGAAAAGCAAAAGCATCAGGGTGCCCATCGGGTCCAAATGATGCAGGGGGTTGAGCGACAAGCGCCCATCTGTCGCCGGTGTCGGGTCCCCCAGGCGATAAGAAATATAAGCGTGGGCATATTCATGAACCGTCAGCGCCAGTAAAATCGCCGGCACCAAGTAAAGCAAGTCCATTATAT
This region includes:
- a CDS encoding site-2 protease family protein; protein product: MSQFMPNIMDLLYLVPAILLALTVHEYAHAYISYRLGDPTPATDGRLSLNPLHHLDPMGTLMLLLFRFGWAKPVIVNPGYYKNPKQGMALVAAAGPVANFILAFISMLVLTVLQKLGISESPVTAAVVRFFLMLLFINVGLGIFNLIPVPPLDGSKIVGALLPNRTYMKFMELSRYGFLLVIALIFSGAFNGPLVWARSAVVNGLQWMADTVTFFL